The Streptomyces sp. NBC_00670 genome window below encodes:
- a CDS encoding terpene synthase family protein, whose translation MPQDMTFDLPAARISPDLDGARRHHLDWVRRTGLAVDDRSLAWYVSWDMPRLAALGFPHARGPALELLADAMGFFFVFDDQFDGPLGRDPAETARICQVLIDVAHGAPPPPGADPCTRAFADIRARGTDGAHPAWTARTAHEWEYYFAAQAHEARGRLRGTPADLGTYLEVRRGIAATDLPLSLGERAAGLTVPASAFHSPELRLMRRDAIDVTLMCNDVYSLEKEEARGDMDNLVFVLERARRLTRGEALTAARGEVDRRVRRFHRLAAQIPTVGAQLALTEREQADVAAYVRVMAAWMSGYQAWQTETHRYRDAPRVVPPSGPGHLDQLLHTATHRPPPPEPTTFPVR comes from the coding sequence GTGCCCCAGGACATGACCTTCGACCTCCCCGCCGCGCGGATCAGCCCCGACCTCGACGGTGCCCGCCGGCACCACCTGGACTGGGTGCGCCGCACCGGCCTGGCCGTCGACGACCGGTCGTTGGCCTGGTACGTCTCCTGGGACATGCCGCGCCTGGCCGCGCTCGGCTTCCCGCACGCCCGGGGCCCGGCCCTGGAGCTGCTGGCGGACGCGATGGGCTTCTTCTTCGTCTTCGACGACCAGTTCGACGGTCCCCTCGGCCGCGACCCCGCCGAGACCGCCCGCATCTGCCAGGTGCTGATCGACGTCGCGCACGGTGCCCCGCCGCCGCCCGGCGCCGACCCCTGCACCAGGGCGTTCGCCGACATCCGGGCCCGCGGCACCGACGGCGCCCACCCGGCCTGGACCGCCCGTACCGCCCACGAATGGGAGTACTACTTCGCCGCGCAGGCCCACGAGGCGCGGGGCCGCCTGCGCGGTACCCCGGCGGACCTCGGTACCTACCTCGAGGTCCGGCGCGGCATCGCCGCCACCGACCTGCCCCTCTCCCTCGGGGAACGCGCGGCCGGCCTCACCGTCCCCGCGTCCGCCTTCCACAGTCCCGAGCTGCGCCTCATGCGCCGGGACGCCATCGACGTCACGCTGATGTGCAACGACGTCTACTCCCTGGAGAAGGAGGAGGCCCGCGGTGACATGGACAACCTGGTTTTCGTCCTGGAACGGGCCCGCCGTCTCACCCGCGGCGAAGCCCTCACCGCTGCCCGCGGCGAAGTGGACCGGCGCGTGCGGCGCTTCCACCGCCTCGCCGCACAGATCCCCACCGTCGGCGCGCAACTCGCCCTCACCGAGCGGGAACAGGCCGACGTCGCCGCCTACGTCCGTGTCATGGCCGCCTGGATGAGCGGCTACCAGGCCTGGCAGACCGAGACCCACCGTTACCGTGACGCCCCCCGGGTCGTGCCCCCTTCGGGCCCGGGCCACCTCGACCAGCTCCTGCACACCGCCACCCACCGCCCTCCACCCCCCGAACCGACAACCTTCCCGGTTCGGTGA
- a CDS encoding lipoate--protein ligase family protein, whose protein sequence is MHGEYKIPGGKLVVVDLDVIDGALRNVRVAGDFFLEPDEALPAIDAALEGAPAETDAAGLAARVKGGLPEGTVMYGITAEGVAVAVRRALARATDWSDYEWQLIRDEPQSPALHMALDEVLTAEVAAGRRPPTLRVWEWAAPSVIIGSFQSLRNEVDPEGAARHGVTVVRRISGGGAMFVEVGNTVTYSLSVPAPLVSGLSFAESYAYLDEWVIAALGDMGIKAWYQPLNDIATEVGKIGGAAQKRMVATDGGPGAVLHHVTMSYDIDADKMLEVLRIGKEKMSDKGTTSAKKRVDPLRRQTGLPRETVIDRMLASFRARHGLTSGRVTPEEMARAEHLAATKFSDPEWTARVP, encoded by the coding sequence GTGCACGGCGAGTACAAGATCCCCGGCGGCAAGCTGGTGGTCGTCGACCTGGACGTGATCGACGGCGCACTGCGCAACGTACGGGTGGCGGGCGACTTCTTCCTCGAACCGGACGAGGCGCTGCCCGCCATCGACGCGGCCCTGGAGGGCGCCCCCGCCGAGACCGACGCGGCCGGCCTCGCCGCCCGCGTGAAGGGCGGGCTGCCCGAGGGCACGGTGATGTACGGCATCACGGCGGAGGGGGTGGCGGTCGCCGTCCGCCGGGCCCTGGCGCGGGCGACGGACTGGTCGGACTACGAGTGGCAGCTCATCCGCGACGAGCCGCAGTCGCCGGCACTCCACATGGCCCTGGACGAGGTCCTGACCGCCGAGGTCGCCGCCGGCCGCCGCCCACCCACACTGCGCGTGTGGGAGTGGGCGGCACCGTCGGTCATCATCGGCAGCTTCCAGTCCCTGCGCAACGAGGTCGACCCCGAGGGCGCCGCCCGGCATGGTGTGACGGTCGTCCGACGCATTTCCGGTGGAGGTGCCATGTTCGTGGAGGTGGGCAACACCGTCACGTATTCCCTGTCGGTGCCGGCCCCGTTGGTCTCGGGGCTGTCGTTCGCCGAGTCCTACGCGTACCTCGACGAGTGGGTGATCGCCGCGCTCGGCGACATGGGCATCAAGGCGTGGTACCAGCCGCTGAACGACATCGCCACCGAGGTCGGCAAGATCGGTGGCGCGGCGCAGAAGCGCATGGTGGCCACGGACGGCGGGCCGGGCGCTGTCCTGCATCACGTGACGATGAGCTACGACATCGACGCGGACAAGATGCTGGAGGTGCTGCGCATCGGCAAGGAGAAGATGTCCGACAAGGGCACGACCAGCGCGAAGAAGCGTGTGGACCCGCTGCGCCGCCAGACGGGCCTGCCGCGCGAGACGGTCATCGACCGCATGCTCGCCTCCTTCCGCGCCCGCCACGGCCTGACGTCCGGCCGGGTCACCCCCGAGGAGATGGCCCGTGCGGAGCACCTGGCCGCGACCAAGTTCAGCGACCCGGAGTGGACGGCACGGGTGCCGTAA
- a CDS encoding universal stress protein, with translation MPGTIAVGLDGSPESRAAAQWAAREAALRGAAVKLVHVWQPVPEPMAQAPLLGAETHQHWTERIPRQAAEELALLHPGVDVSTEQRGGHPAEILADLAGEAELLVLGSRALSGIGGFLVGSVGQAVVARTDVPVVLVRAGEQAVDEHLKDPVGIPSAATAFRPVVLGLDTSSPDEELLTFAFEEAQRRVATLTVVQGWNLPSSYAYTMAGGYDPREDLARAQAGALTEALLSWREKYPDVEVTELSRIGSPASHLIDASHDASLVVVGRRVRRGPFGVHIGAVTHAVMHHATAPVAVVAHH, from the coding sequence ATGCCCGGAACGATCGCCGTGGGACTCGACGGATCGCCCGAGAGCCGTGCCGCGGCGCAATGGGCTGCCCGTGAGGCCGCGCTGCGCGGTGCGGCGGTGAAGCTCGTCCACGTGTGGCAGCCGGTGCCGGAGCCGATGGCGCAGGCGCCGCTCCTCGGTGCCGAGACGCATCAGCACTGGACCGAGCGGATTCCCCGTCAGGCCGCCGAGGAACTGGCACTGCTCCACCCCGGTGTCGACGTGAGCACCGAGCAGCGCGGGGGCCATCCGGCCGAGATCCTTGCGGACCTGGCCGGGGAGGCGGAGCTGCTCGTGCTCGGCTCCCGTGCGCTGAGCGGCATCGGCGGCTTCCTCGTCGGATCCGTCGGCCAGGCCGTGGTCGCCCGTACCGACGTGCCCGTGGTGCTGGTCCGGGCAGGTGAGCAGGCGGTCGACGAGCATCTCAAGGACCCGGTCGGCATCCCGTCCGCGGCCACCGCCTTCCGGCCCGTGGTGCTGGGCCTGGACACCAGCAGCCCCGATGAGGAACTGCTCACCTTCGCCTTCGAGGAGGCGCAGCGACGCGTGGCCACGCTGACCGTCGTCCAGGGCTGGAACCTGCCGTCCTCCTACGCCTACACCATGGCCGGCGGCTACGACCCCCGTGAGGACCTCGCCCGCGCGCAGGCAGGCGCACTCACCGAGGCGCTCCTCTCCTGGCGGGAGAAGTACCCGGATGTCGAGGTGACCGAACTGTCCCGCATCGGCAGCCCCGCGAGCCACCTGATCGACGCCTCCCACGACGCCTCGCTCGTCGTGGTCGGCCGCCGGGTCCGCCGCGGCCCGTTCGGCGTGCACATCGGGGCCGTCACCCACGCGGTCATGCACCACGCCACCGCCCCCGTCGCCGTCGTCGCCCACCACTGA
- the gap gene encoding type I glyceraldehyde-3-phosphate dehydrogenase: MSVRVGINGFGRIGRNYLRCVLERAEAGTGTPVDLVAVNDLTSAQTLAHLLAYDSTYGRLNRTVEHDGTSLTVDGHRVTVSAERDPAELAWDDLGVDIVIEATGRFRTREQAGRHLTAGARKVLLSVPGKDVDATVVMGVNEGTYDAGRHHVVSNASCTTNCVAPVVKVIDENFGLVRGLMTTIHGYTNDQVVLDGPHKDLRRGRSAAVNIIPTSTGAARAVGLVLPRLAGTLDGIAVRVPVEDGSLTDLSLTLRRPTSAQEINAAFREAADGPLKGILRVSDAPIVSRDVVGDAASCVLDAPLTQVHGELVKVFAWYDNEWGYTNRLLDLTEYVADRLPRG; this comes from the coding sequence ATGAGCGTGCGCGTGGGCATCAACGGCTTCGGCCGGATCGGACGCAACTACCTGCGCTGTGTGCTGGAGCGGGCGGAGGCAGGCACCGGAACTCCCGTGGACCTGGTGGCGGTCAACGACCTCACCTCTGCGCAGACGCTGGCGCACCTGCTGGCCTACGACTCCACGTACGGACGGCTGAACCGTACCGTCGAGCACGACGGGACGTCCCTGACCGTGGACGGCCACCGCGTCACCGTGAGTGCCGAGCGCGACCCCGCCGAACTGGCCTGGGACGACCTCGGGGTGGACATCGTCATCGAGGCGACAGGCCGCTTCCGCACCCGCGAACAGGCCGGCCGGCATCTGACGGCCGGGGCCCGCAAGGTACTGCTGTCGGTGCCGGGGAAGGACGTGGACGCCACCGTGGTCATGGGTGTCAACGAGGGCACCTACGACGCCGGCCGCCACCACGTGGTGTCCAACGCCTCCTGCACCACCAACTGCGTGGCTCCCGTCGTCAAGGTGATCGACGAGAACTTCGGTCTGGTCAGGGGCCTCATGACCACCATTCACGGATACACCAACGACCAAGTGGTCCTGGACGGGCCGCACAAGGACCTGCGCCGGGGCCGCAGCGCCGCCGTCAACATCATCCCCACCAGCACCGGTGCCGCCCGCGCCGTCGGGCTGGTGCTGCCCCGACTGGCCGGAACCCTGGACGGCATCGCCGTACGCGTTCCCGTCGAGGACGGTTCACTGACCGACCTGAGCCTGACCCTGCGGCGCCCCACGAGCGCCCAGGAGATCAACGCGGCCTTCCGCGAGGCGGCGGACGGTCCGCTCAAGGGAATCCTGCGCGTCTCGGACGCCCCGATCGTCTCGCGCGATGTCGTCGGCGACGCCGCCTCGTGCGTACTGGACGCCCCGCTGACGCAGGTGCACGGCGAACTGGTGAAGGTCTTCGCCTGGTACGACAACGAGTGGGGCTACACCAACCGCCTGCTCGACCTCACCGAGTACGTCGCCGACCGGCTCCCGCGCGGCTGA
- a CDS encoding universal stress protein, with product MTRTLTVGLDGSPESLAAADWAAGEALLRDLPLRLVSASDWQMPAYAPTGALGAPTPPRDLRRAYAQRLLDEARTRITRRHPGLRVLDDEIPGLPVPALLQAAEDAQLLVLGSRGLGRVTGFLLGSVSLAVLAGTERPVVLVRAPEPDETEQPADQPPGDRPTADHRDVVLGLDLHQPCDAVIGFAFDEASRHAARLRVVHGWALPPYYYGGTLMPDLNKGMATQVRSEVADVLRPWRERFPALEVTTQVTVGGAGHHLVDASHDAALVVVGRRIRRAAVGTHIGPVTQALLHHAASPVAVVPHD from the coding sequence ATGACCCGCACCCTCACCGTCGGACTCGACGGCTCGCCGGAGAGCCTGGCCGCCGCGGACTGGGCCGCCGGGGAGGCGCTCCTGCGTGATCTGCCCCTGCGCCTGGTGAGCGCCTCCGACTGGCAGATGCCCGCCTACGCGCCAACGGGCGCACTCGGCGCACCGACACCGCCCCGGGATCTCCGACGCGCCTACGCGCAACGGCTCCTGGACGAGGCTCGGACGCGGATCACCCGCCGTCACCCCGGTCTGCGCGTCCTCGACGACGAGATCCCCGGACTGCCCGTCCCCGCCCTGCTGCAGGCCGCAGAGGATGCCCAACTACTGGTCCTGGGCTCCCGGGGCCTCGGCAGGGTCACCGGGTTCCTTCTCGGCTCCGTCTCCCTCGCGGTCCTCGCCGGCACCGAGCGGCCCGTGGTCCTCGTGCGGGCCCCCGAACCCGACGAGACGGAACAGCCGGCGGACCAACCCCCTGGTGACCGGCCGACGGCCGACCACCGCGATGTCGTCCTCGGCCTCGACCTGCACCAGCCCTGCGACGCGGTGATCGGCTTCGCGTTCGACGAGGCCTCCCGGCACGCGGCACGGCTGCGGGTCGTCCACGGCTGGGCGCTGCCGCCCTACTACTACGGCGGCACGCTCATGCCCGACCTGAACAAGGGCATGGCCACGCAGGTACGGAGCGAAGTGGCCGACGTGCTGCGGCCGTGGCGGGAGAGGTTCCCCGCCTTGGAGGTGACCACCCAGGTCACCGTCGGCGGCGCGGGCCACCACCTGGTCGACGCCTCCCACGACGCGGCACTGGTGGTCGTCGGCCGGCGGATCCGCCGGGCAGCCGTCGGGACGCACATCGGTCCGGTCACCCAGGCTCTGCTGCACCACGCCGCGTCCCCGGTGGCGGTCGTCCCGCACGACTGA
- a CDS encoding SDR family NAD(P)-dependent oxidoreductase, translating to MVPVDEGCDEVRFDGRVIVVTGAGRGLGREYALLLAARGAQVVVNDVGTATDGHGTSPVPAQDVAREIRAAGGQALADGHDVATATGARALTAAALERFGRLDALVNNAGISILRPLTELTDDECRRVLDTHAGGTLHMLRAVWPHMTAAGYGRIVNTCSDALFGDTGLSAYAAGKGAVLGLTTAVAAEGAAHGIKVNAVVPVAATRMSLEAVRDDAGTSALLTDLFPARHVAPVVALLAHEGAPCTGHLVHAAGRRTARIFLGATEGVVWTHDPTPEAVRDGFARISDTGTFSTPASVSESMGFSLARLGAGVAGTPVLDLTTPADRA from the coding sequence GTGGTTCCGGTGGACGAGGGGTGCGACGAGGTCCGTTTCGACGGCCGCGTGATCGTGGTGACCGGCGCGGGCAGGGGACTGGGCCGGGAGTACGCGCTGCTCCTGGCGGCGCGCGGCGCGCAGGTCGTGGTCAACGACGTGGGGACCGCGACCGACGGACACGGCACGTCCCCCGTGCCCGCACAGGACGTGGCGCGGGAGATCCGGGCGGCGGGCGGGCAGGCGCTGGCGGACGGGCACGACGTGGCCACCGCGACCGGCGCGCGGGCCCTCACCGCGGCCGCGCTGGAGCGGTTCGGGCGGCTGGACGCCCTGGTCAACAACGCGGGCATCTCCATCCTGCGCCCGCTGACCGAGCTCACCGACGACGAATGCCGGCGGGTGCTGGACACGCATGCGGGCGGGACACTGCACATGCTGCGGGCGGTGTGGCCGCACATGACCGCCGCCGGGTACGGGCGGATCGTCAACACCTGCTCGGACGCCCTGTTCGGCGACACCGGGCTCAGCGCGTACGCCGCGGGAAAAGGCGCCGTGCTCGGCCTGACCACCGCGGTGGCAGCGGAAGGCGCCGCCCACGGCATCAAGGTCAACGCGGTCGTACCCGTCGCCGCGACCCGCATGTCCCTGGAGGCGGTCCGGGACGACGCAGGCACGAGCGCGCTGCTGACCGACCTGTTCCCCGCCCGGCACGTCGCCCCGGTGGTGGCCCTGCTGGCCCACGAGGGCGCCCCCTGCACCGGACACCTCGTGCACGCGGCCGGCCGCCGCACCGCACGGATCTTCCTGGGCGCCACCGAAGGCGTCGTGTGGACGCACGACCCCACACCGGAGGCGGTCCGGGACGGCTTCGCGCGGATCAGCGACACCGGGACGTTCAGCACCCCGGCGAGCGTCAGCGAGTCCATGGGCTTCTCCCTCGCCCGGCTGGGTGCCGGGGTGGCCGGGACGCCCGTCCTCGACCTCACGACGCCGGCCGACCGCGCATGA
- a CDS encoding chitinase — MDRARRTGSVLAALTAALLAVPALTALSSPAGAADADVAVNGGFESGLTGWTCTAGTTVDSPVHGGRSALRATPAGSDNAPCTQTVTVQPDAQYTLSGYVRGSYVYLGANGTGTTDVSAWTQSAPDWQKLSTTFRTGPATTEVTLYTHGWYGTGAYQADDITLVGPGGSGTGRPPAPPTGLRTTSVTSSSVGLSWSAVTGATSYAIHRDGTRIQTVTGTSATVSGLAASTAYSFQVTAVNAAGESAKSAAVTATTGAGTGDGPSDLPTHALVGYLHAGFANGAGYTRLADVPDSWDVIDLAFGEPTSATSGDIRFNRCPVTQCPGAESDADFKAAIKAKQAAGKKVLISIGGQNGQVQLTTTAARDAFVSSVSKIIDTWGLDGLDVDFEGHSLSLDANDTDFKNPTTPVVVNLISALKTLKAKYGTEFVLTMAPETFFVQNGYQFYGTGKWGGQDPRCGAYLPVIHALRDDLTLLHVQDYNSGPIMGLDNQYHSMGGADFHIAMTDMLLTGFPVAGDPNNVFPPLRPDQVAIGMPASTNAGNGYVPPAEVTKTLDCLTKKTNCGSYATHGTWPALRGLMTWSINWDRFADGEFQKTFDGYFG; from the coding sequence GTGGACCGCGCCCGACGTACCGGATCCGTCCTCGCCGCGCTCACGGCCGCCCTGCTGGCCGTGCCCGCTCTCACCGCGCTCTCGTCGCCCGCCGGTGCGGCCGACGCGGACGTCGCGGTCAACGGCGGCTTCGAGTCCGGCCTGACCGGATGGACCTGCACGGCCGGCACGACCGTCGACTCACCGGTGCACGGCGGACGTTCCGCGTTGCGGGCCACCCCGGCCGGCAGCGACAACGCCCCGTGCACCCAGACGGTGACCGTCCAGCCCGACGCGCAGTACACCCTGTCCGGGTACGTCCGCGGCTCCTACGTCTACCTCGGCGCGAACGGCACCGGCACCACCGACGTCTCCGCCTGGACCCAGTCCGCCCCCGACTGGCAGAAACTGAGCACCACCTTCCGCACCGGCCCCGCCACCACCGAGGTCACGCTCTACACCCACGGCTGGTACGGCACCGGCGCCTACCAGGCCGACGACATCACCCTCGTCGGCCCCGGCGGCAGCGGAACCGGCCGGCCGCCCGCTCCCCCCACCGGCCTCCGGACCACCTCGGTCACCTCGTCCTCCGTCGGCCTGTCCTGGTCTGCGGTGACCGGCGCGACGAGCTACGCGATCCACCGCGACGGAACCCGGATCCAGACCGTGACCGGCACCTCGGCGACCGTGTCCGGCCTCGCGGCCTCGACCGCGTACAGCTTCCAGGTGACCGCGGTCAACGCCGCCGGCGAGTCCGCGAAGTCCGCGGCCGTCACCGCCACCACCGGCGCCGGCACCGGTGACGGCCCCTCCGACCTGCCCACCCACGCCCTCGTCGGCTACCTGCACGCCGGCTTCGCCAACGGCGCCGGCTACACCCGCCTCGCCGACGTCCCCGACAGCTGGGACGTCATCGACCTGGCCTTCGGCGAGCCCACCTCGGCCACCTCCGGGGACATCCGCTTCAACCGCTGCCCGGTCACCCAGTGCCCCGGCGCGGAGAGCGACGCCGACTTCAAGGCCGCGATCAAGGCCAAACAGGCCGCCGGCAAGAAGGTGCTGATCTCGATCGGCGGCCAGAACGGCCAGGTCCAGCTGACCACGACGGCCGCCCGGGACGCCTTCGTCTCCTCCGTCTCGAAGATCATCGACACCTGGGGCCTGGACGGCCTGGACGTCGACTTCGAGGGCCACTCCCTGTCGCTGGACGCCAACGACACCGACTTCAAGAACCCCACCACGCCCGTGGTCGTGAACCTGATCTCGGCCCTGAAGACCCTGAAGGCGAAGTACGGGACGGAGTTCGTCCTCACGATGGCCCCGGAGACGTTCTTCGTGCAGAACGGCTACCAGTTCTACGGCACCGGCAAGTGGGGCGGCCAGGACCCGCGCTGCGGCGCCTACCTCCCCGTCATCCACGCCCTGCGCGACGACCTGACCCTGCTGCACGTCCAGGACTACAACTCGGGCCCGATCATGGGCCTGGACAACCAGTACCACTCCATGGGCGGAGCCGACTTCCACATCGCCATGACCGACATGCTGCTCACCGGCTTCCCGGTGGCCGGCGACCCGAACAACGTCTTCCCGCCGCTGCGCCCCGACCAGGTCGCGATCGGCATGCCGGCCTCCACGAACGCGGGCAACGGCTACGTCCCCCCGGCCGAGGTCACGAAGACCCTGGACTGCCTGACGAAGAAGACCAACTGCGGCTCGTACGCCACCCACGGGACATGGCCGGCGCTGCGGGGCCTGATGACGTGGTCGATCAACTGGGACCGGTTCGCCGACGGGGAGTTCCAGAAGACCTTCGACGGCTACTTCGGCTGA
- a CDS encoding heavy metal translocating P-type ATPase, with protein sequence MNRSLVVARLRRSASALASPRLEPALLAVTATALVVGLTSWLLGAVGVADVLWELGTAAAIVPAVVWVLAALRHGRAGVDLIAVLALGGTLAIGEFLAGALIALMLATGRTLEEAAQRRASHDLHALLTHAPRSARRRTAGEVATVPLEDVVVGDLLVVGPGETVPVDGRVESAEAVLDESVLTGESLQIARRRGDGVRSGVVNAGGAFELRATATEQDSTYAGIVRLAQQAGAESAPLVRLADQYAAWFLPLTLVVAALAWLVSGSAVRAVAVLVVATPCPLLLAAPVAVVSGLSRASRRGVVVRDGGALENLGRARTVLLDKTGTLTRGRPSVLDVAAAPGQVPAQVLRTAASLDQYSPHVLARALVDAARERELNLSVPADVTEEPGRGISGTVDGHRVFVGRVIPARAGSSWARAVDHRALLDGATVAWLVVDEHLTGAVLLRDPLRHDAPLALRRLRAAGIQRLLMLTGDREAPAQEAAAVLGLDGVRAELGPADKVGVVRSERERAVTVMVGDGVNDAPALAAADVGVAMGARGSTASSEAADVVLTTDRVDRLADAVAIAQRSRRIAVQSALGGMSLSLVAMAGAAFGLIPPAAGALLQEGIDVAVILNALRAVRADRSERPALTPGTEALIHRFAAEHDDLQDVLQSVRAAADRLSDAPDPTALAGVEEAHRLLTERLLPHEYAEEHQLYPALASTLGGPEATATMSRAHVEIERLSHRIATHVELARANGGLTPEQLDDLRSCLYGLSTVLRLHFTQEEENYFSLAP encoded by the coding sequence ATGAACCGTTCCCTTGTCGTCGCACGACTGCGCCGCTCGGCATCGGCACTCGCGTCTCCCCGGCTCGAGCCTGCCCTCCTCGCCGTGACGGCCACGGCTCTCGTCGTGGGCCTCACGTCCTGGCTTCTGGGCGCCGTCGGCGTCGCCGACGTCCTCTGGGAGCTGGGTACCGCGGCCGCCATCGTCCCCGCAGTGGTGTGGGTCCTGGCCGCGTTGCGACACGGGCGTGCGGGCGTCGACCTGATCGCCGTACTCGCCCTGGGCGGCACCCTGGCCATCGGCGAATTCCTGGCCGGCGCCTTGATCGCGCTCATGCTCGCCACGGGCCGCACCCTGGAGGAGGCCGCCCAACGGCGCGCCTCCCACGATCTGCACGCCCTCCTGACCCACGCCCCGCGCTCGGCACGCCGCCGAACCGCCGGCGAGGTGGCCACGGTGCCGCTGGAAGACGTCGTCGTCGGAGACCTGCTGGTCGTCGGTCCCGGTGAGACCGTGCCGGTCGACGGCCGCGTGGAGAGTGCCGAAGCTGTCCTCGACGAGTCGGTGCTCACGGGTGAATCTCTTCAGATCGCGCGGCGCCGTGGCGACGGGGTCCGCAGCGGCGTGGTCAACGCCGGCGGCGCCTTCGAACTGCGTGCCACCGCCACCGAGCAGGACAGCACCTATGCCGGGATCGTGCGGCTCGCGCAGCAGGCCGGTGCGGAGTCCGCGCCCCTCGTGCGGCTGGCAGACCAGTACGCCGCCTGGTTCCTGCCGCTGACCCTCGTCGTGGCGGCACTGGCATGGCTGGTCAGCGGCTCCGCGGTGCGCGCGGTCGCCGTTCTCGTGGTCGCCACCCCGTGCCCGCTGCTGCTGGCGGCGCCGGTCGCCGTCGTCTCCGGCCTCTCCCGTGCCTCCCGCCGCGGCGTGGTCGTCCGCGACGGCGGCGCCTTGGAGAATCTCGGCCGGGCCCGCACCGTACTGCTGGACAAGACAGGAACCCTGACCCGAGGCCGTCCGAGCGTGCTGGACGTCGCAGCCGCCCCCGGTCAGGTCCCGGCGCAGGTTCTCCGGACGGCGGCTTCACTGGACCAGTATTCCCCCCACGTGCTGGCCCGTGCCCTCGTGGACGCCGCGCGGGAGCGCGAACTGAATCTGTCGGTGCCGGCGGACGTGACCGAGGAGCCCGGTCGGGGAATCAGCGGCACCGTCGACGGTCACCGGGTCTTCGTAGGCCGCGTCATTCCGGCCCGGGCCGGCTCGTCTTGGGCGAGAGCGGTGGACCACCGCGCCCTTCTCGACGGGGCGACCGTCGCATGGCTCGTTGTCGACGAGCATCTGACCGGCGCCGTCCTCCTGCGTGATCCCCTGCGTCATGACGCTCCCCTCGCCCTGCGCCGACTGCGGGCGGCAGGTATTCAGCGACTGCTGATGCTGACGGGCGACCGAGAGGCCCCCGCCCAGGAGGCCGCGGCCGTTCTGGGGCTCGACGGCGTGCGCGCCGAACTCGGTCCCGCCGACAAGGTCGGGGTCGTGCGCTCCGAACGCGAACGCGCGGTCACGGTCATGGTGGGGGACGGCGTCAACGACGCACCCGCCCTGGCTGCCGCGGACGTAGGTGTCGCCATGGGCGCCCGTGGTTCCACGGCCTCCTCCGAGGCCGCGGACGTCGTGCTCACCACCGACCGCGTCGACCGCCTGGCCGACGCCGTCGCCATCGCCCAGCGCTCGCGGCGCATCGCCGTGCAGAGCGCTCTGGGCGGCATGTCGCTGTCGCTGGTCGCCATGGCCGGGGCCGCCTTCGGTCTGATCCCGCCCGCCGCGGGCGCCCTGCTCCAGGAGGGCATCGACGTCGCCGTCATTCTCAATGCCCTGCGGGCCGTACGTGCCGACCGCTCCGAGCGGCCGGCGCTCACACCCGGCACCGAGGCACTCATCCACCGCTTCGCCGCCGAGCACGACGATCTGCAGGACGTCCTGCAATCGGTGCGCGCCGCCGCCGACCGTCTCTCCGACGCACCCGATCCGACGGCCCTCGCCGGCGTAGAGGAGGCGCACCGGCTGCTCACCGAGCGGCTCCTGCCGCACGAGTACGCCGAAGAACACCAGCTCTATCCGGCCCTCGCCTCAACCCTCGGCGGTCCCGAGGCCACCGCCACCATGAGCCGCGCCCATGTAGAGATCGAGCGCTTGTCCCACCGCATCGCCACCCACGTGGAACTCGCCCGCGCCAACGGCGGACTGACTCCGGAACAGCTGGACGACCTGCGCTCCTGCCTCTACGGCCTCAGCACCGTGCTGCGCCTGCATTTCACCCAGGAAGAGGAGAACTACTTCTCCCTGGCTCCGTGA
- a CDS encoding response regulator transcription factor, producing MADSERPGTGDPIRVFLLDDHEVVRRGVHDLLSDEPDISVVGEAATAEQALVRGPALRPHVAVLDVRLPDGDGVSVCRELRSNMPELACLMLTSFDDEEALLDSIMAGASGYVLKQIQGSDLVSAVRTVAAGQSLLDANATTRLLTRLRGGQEQDEEDEGLPGLTPREREILALIGEGLTNRQIGQRLYLAEKTVKNHISRLLAKLGVERRVQAAVIATQAQDRQRQRGH from the coding sequence ATGGCGGACAGCGAGCGGCCCGGAACCGGCGATCCCATCCGGGTCTTCCTGCTGGACGACCACGAGGTCGTACGGCGAGGGGTGCACGACCTGCTGAGCGACGAACCGGACATCAGCGTGGTCGGTGAGGCTGCCACGGCCGAGCAGGCACTGGTCAGGGGACCCGCGCTGCGCCCGCACGTCGCGGTGCTCGACGTCCGTCTGCCGGACGGCGACGGCGTCAGCGTGTGCCGCGAACTGCGCTCGAACATGCCCGAACTGGCCTGTCTGATGCTGACCTCGTTCGACGACGAGGAGGCGCTGCTGGACTCGATCATGGCGGGCGCCTCCGGATACGTGCTGAAGCAGATCCAGGGCTCCGACCTCGTCTCGGCCGTGCGTACGGTGGCCGCGGGCCAGTCCCTGCTGGACGCCAACGCCACCACGAGGCTGCTGACGCGGCTGCGCGGAGGCCAGGAGCAGGACGAGGAAGACGAGGGGCTGCCGGGGCTGACCCCGCGGGAGCGGGAGATTCTGGCCCTCATCGGCGAGGGATTGACGAACCGCCAGATCGGGCAGCGGCTCTACCTCGCCGAGAAGACGGTGAAGAACCACATCTCCCGCCTGCTCGCCAAGCTCGGCGTCGAACGAAGGGTCCAGGCCGCCGTCATCGCCACCCAGGCACAGGACCGGCAGCGACAGCGAGGCCACTGA